Proteins from a single region of Altererythrobacter sp. Root672:
- a CDS encoding TIGR04063 family PEP-CTERM/XrtA system glycosyltransferase: MMRVLHVLDHSLPMHSGYTFRTRALMKAQIANGLEVRGITGLRHEAGGPDIELADGLTFHRTSGVSSGPAGLREWREIDALAKSVGDLAEEWRPDVLHAHSPALCGTAALRVARRLGLPLVYEIRAFWEDAAVGNGMGREGSLKYRLTRALENRVIAGADAVVTICHGLRDDLIARGVPAGKIGIMPNGVDLELFGSPIARDEPLARDLDLGDGPVIGFIGSFYDYEGLDDLIEAMPALLEKQPQARLLMVGGGPMAEDLRRLAEASPAASAIRFVGRVPHGEVERYYSLCDIMTYPRKASRLTDLVTPLKPLEAMAQGKLVAASSVGGHRELITDGVTGTLFAPDDPADCAGALAALLARREAWPALREAARRHVAERHDWVLNARRYQVIYQGLLGLGQTLPVPAAA, from the coding sequence ATCATGCGGGTTCTCCACGTCCTCGATCACTCGCTGCCGATGCACAGCGGCTACACCTTCCGCACGCGTGCGCTGATGAAGGCCCAGATCGCCAACGGCCTCGAGGTGCGGGGGATCACCGGCCTGCGACATGAAGCCGGGGGGCCCGATATCGAGCTGGCCGACGGCCTGACCTTCCACCGCACTTCCGGCGTCAGCTCTGGACCCGCGGGCTTGCGCGAATGGCGCGAGATCGATGCCCTGGCCAAGTCGGTCGGCGACCTGGCGGAGGAATGGCGGCCCGACGTGCTGCACGCCCACTCGCCAGCGCTTTGCGGCACGGCGGCCTTGCGCGTCGCGCGCCGCCTGGGGCTGCCGCTGGTCTACGAGATCCGCGCTTTCTGGGAAGACGCCGCGGTCGGCAACGGCATGGGGCGCGAGGGCTCGCTCAAGTATCGCCTGACACGCGCGCTCGAAAACCGGGTCATTGCCGGCGCCGATGCCGTGGTGACGATCTGCCACGGCCTGCGCGACGACCTGATCGCTCGCGGGGTTCCGGCGGGCAAGATCGGGATCATGCCCAACGGCGTCGATCTGGAGCTGTTCGGCTCGCCCATCGCGCGCGACGAACCGTTGGCGCGCGATCTCGACCTTGGCGATGGGCCGGTGATCGGCTTCATCGGCAGCTTCTACGATTACGAAGGGCTCGACGACCTGATCGAGGCGATGCCGGCGCTGCTGGAGAAGCAGCCCCAGGCGCGGCTGCTGATGGTCGGTGGTGGGCCGATGGCGGAAGACTTGCGCAGGCTTGCCGAAGCCTCCCCCGCTGCCTCGGCGATCCGCTTCGTCGGCCGCGTGCCCCACGGCGAGGTCGAGCGATACTATTCGCTGTGCGACATCATGACCTATCCGCGCAAGGCAAGCCGCCTGACCGACCTCGTCACCCCGCTCAAGCCGCTCGAGGCGATGGCGCAAGGCAAGCTCGTTGCCGCATCCTCTGTCGGCGGACATCGCGAACTGATCACCGACGGGGTCACCGGCACTCTGTTCGCTCCTGACGATCCTGCCGACTGCGCGGGCGCACTGGCGGCGCTTCTGGCACGGCGGGAGGCGTGGCCAGCCCTGCGGGAGGCCGCGCGCAGGCATGTCGCCGAGCGCCATGATTGGGTTCTCAATGCGCGCCGTTATCAGGTCATTTACCAGGGACTTCTAGGTCTCGGACAAACCCTCCCCGTCCCAGCTGCTGCGTGA
- a CDS encoding ABC transporter transmembrane domain-containing protein, translating to MARRPTKPDVEPATSLGPLRMIFAAASQYPSKVVLALIALAITAAATLAIPSGFRLIIDRGFAAGSDPAEIARWFRYLAMIVIVLALGTACRFYFVSWLGERVVADIRLAVHNNLLRLSPGFFEENAPSEISSRMTADTAQIEQVVGTTISVALRNALTAIGGVGYLLYLAPDLAGMLLIGVPVVLLPIVWFGRRLRSVSRESQDRVADVGSRVSEVLGAMKIVQGFNQESREQQRFSSTVEATFDTARRRIMLRAVMTGVVIALIFGAITLLLWRGAIQVAEGTLSGGTIAAFVLTGMLVAGAFGSLTEVYGDLLRGAGAASRLNELLNQKPEIAPPARPLDLPVPPRGGLSFQNVTFRYPTRPDAPAIHEFSLTIEPGETVAIVGPSGAGKSTIFQLAERFYDPQAGTIRLDGVPLVQADPAEIRRRMALVPQEGTLFAASARDNLRYGAWDASEDAIWDAAKAANAETFLRELPQGLDTYLGEGGARLSGGQRQRIAIARALLRDAPILLLDEATSALDAESERLVQQALERLMEGRTTLVIAHRLATVRAADRIVVMDHGRIVEEGTHARLSTAGGLYARLAALQFDDTAAA from the coding sequence ATGGCCCGCCGCCCCACCAAGCCCGACGTCGAACCGGCAACGTCCCTCGGGCCGTTGCGCATGATCTTTGCCGCTGCATCGCAGTACCCCAGCAAGGTCGTCCTGGCGCTTATCGCGCTGGCGATCACCGCTGCGGCTACGCTGGCGATCCCCTCCGGCTTTCGCCTGATTATTGACCGCGGCTTTGCTGCGGGCTCCGATCCGGCAGAGATCGCGCGCTGGTTCCGCTATCTGGCGATGATCGTGATCGTCCTGGCGCTCGGCACCGCTTGCCGGTTCTATTTCGTGAGCTGGCTGGGTGAACGGGTCGTCGCCGACATCCGCCTGGCGGTTCACAACAACCTGCTGCGCCTCTCCCCCGGCTTCTTCGAAGAGAACGCGCCGAGCGAGATTTCCTCGCGCATGACGGCCGACACAGCGCAGATCGAACAAGTCGTGGGGACCACGATCTCGGTTGCCCTGCGCAATGCGCTGACCGCGATCGGCGGGGTTGGCTACTTGCTCTATCTCGCGCCGGACCTGGCCGGCATGCTGCTGATCGGCGTGCCGGTGGTGCTGCTGCCGATCGTCTGGTTTGGGCGGCGGTTGCGCAGCGTCTCGCGCGAAAGCCAGGACCGGGTGGCCGACGTTGGTTCGCGGGTTTCGGAAGTGCTCGGGGCGATGAAGATCGTCCAGGGCTTCAACCAGGAATCGCGCGAACAGCAGCGCTTCAGCAGTACCGTCGAGGCGACGTTCGACACGGCCCGCCGGCGCATCATGCTGCGCGCGGTGATGACCGGTGTCGTGATCGCGCTGATCTTCGGCGCGATCACCCTGCTGCTGTGGCGCGGGGCGATCCAGGTCGCCGAAGGCACGCTTTCGGGCGGTACCATCGCCGCTTTCGTGCTCACCGGGATGCTGGTGGCCGGGGCCTTCGGTTCCTTGACCGAAGTCTATGGCGACCTCCTGCGTGGAGCCGGTGCCGCAAGCCGCCTCAACGAGTTGCTCAACCAGAAGCCGGAAATCGCCCCGCCTGCCCGTCCGCTGGACCTGCCCGTGCCGCCGCGCGGGGGCCTGTCGTTCCAGAACGTCACCTTCCGCTACCCGACGCGGCCTGACGCCCCGGCGATCCACGAGTTCAGCCTGACCATCGAGCCCGGCGAGACCGTGGCCATCGTCGGCCCTTCTGGCGCGGGCAAGTCGACGATCTTCCAGCTGGCGGAGCGGTTCTACGATCCCCAGGCCGGCACCATCCGGCTCGACGGCGTGCCGCTGGTCCAGGCCGATCCGGCCGAGATCCGCCGCCGCATGGCGTTGGTGCCGCAGGAAGGCACGCTGTTCGCCGCCAGCGCTCGCGACAACTTGCGCTACGGCGCCTGGGACGCGAGCGAGGATGCGATCTGGGACGCGGCCAAGGCGGCCAATGCCGAGACTTTCCTGCGCGAATTGCCGCAAGGCCTCGACACGTACCTTGGCGAAGGCGGAGCGCGCCTTTCGGGCGGACAGCGCCAGCGCATCGCCATCGCTCGCGCACTGCTGCGTGACGCACCGATCCTGCTGCTCGACGAGGCGACAAGCGCGCTCGATGCCGAGAGCGAGCGGCTGGTGCAGCAGGCGCTCGAACGGCTGATGGAAGGGCGCACCACGCTGGTCATCGCCCACCGCCTTGCGACTGTGCGCGCCGCGGACCGCATCGTGGTCATGGACCACGGCCGCATCGTGGAGGAAGGGACCCACGCCCGGCTGAGCACCGCGGGGGGGCTCTACGCCAGGCTTGCAGCGCTTCAATTTGATGACACCGCCGCCGCATAA
- a CDS encoding DUF4126 domain-containing protein produces the protein MGIAEILGIAASMSLLAGWRLYVVVLATGIAMRSGVIPLPEHLMGLQILASPWVMAVAAIGALCEFFADKVAWLDSIWDAVHTLVRPLGGALLALAIVDPGDPATQAIAFLLGGGGALLAHGGKAGVRAVVNTSPEPVSNVAVSTVEDVTTVGLLWLIYQHPYIAAAVAVALLALTIWLLLLARRVIRSLFRPRPPADPPA, from the coding sequence TTGGGGATTGCCGAGATCCTCGGCATTGCCGCCAGCATGAGCCTGCTCGCCGGGTGGAGGCTCTACGTGGTGGTGCTCGCCACCGGGATCGCCATGCGCAGCGGAGTCATTCCGCTTCCCGAGCACCTCATGGGGCTGCAGATTCTCGCCAGTCCCTGGGTCATGGCCGTGGCCGCGATCGGTGCGCTGTGCGAATTCTTCGCCGACAAGGTCGCCTGGCTCGACAGTATCTGGGACGCGGTGCACACGCTCGTGCGGCCGCTGGGTGGAGCGCTGCTTGCGCTTGCGATCGTCGATCCGGGCGATCCGGCGACGCAGGCGATAGCGTTCCTGCTTGGCGGGGGCGGTGCGCTACTGGCTCATGGCGGCAAGGCCGGAGTGCGGGCAGTGGTCAACACCAGTCCCGAACCGGTCAGCAATGTGGCCGTCTCGACCGTTGAGGATGTGACCACGGTCGGCCTGCTGTGGCTGATCTACCAGCACCCCTATATCGCCGCGGCGGTCGCCGTCGCGCTGCTGGCGCTCACGATCTGGCTTTTGCTGCTGGCGAGAAGGGTGATCCGTAGCTTGTTCCGCCCGCGCCCACCGGCCGACCCGCCGGCTTGA
- a CDS encoding putative O-glycosylation ligase, exosortase A system-associated, with the protein MIDIALLGFIALVLTLGLKRPFVWVLAYIYIDVVAPQKIGWGIIQSVPVSMIAFAAAFGGWLLLDNKQGSRFTLRQALVGLLLGWCFFTTQTADFPVEAATKWAWVWKAMVFALFLPLTLRTRLRIEAAVLVMVLSIGTIIINGGIKTALGSGGYGALSLLVNDNTGLYEGSILSTAAIAVIPLALWLARHGTVFPPDRWVKLFTAALILACVLIPIGTAARTGLVCLGVLGVLMLRSAKRRFLYASLAGVALLVAVPFLPQSYLARMNTIADHEGDESASTRVQVWAWTLDYVAENPLGGGFDAYRSNKFTYETRTVVGEGNSRTVKSQVVTDHGRAYHSSYFEMLGEQGWPGLFLWLLLHGLGLWQMERIRWLFGRRKGEGEDGAATWQWGLATALQQAQVIYLVGALFVGIAYQPFILMLIGLQCALWAYVRRTEHRPAKAQFRRAAAEKPIPVSG; encoded by the coding sequence ATGATTGACATCGCCCTGCTCGGGTTCATCGCGCTGGTGCTCACGCTCGGGCTGAAGCGGCCGTTCGTGTGGGTCCTCGCCTATATCTACATCGACGTGGTCGCGCCGCAGAAGATCGGCTGGGGGATCATCCAGTCGGTCCCGGTCTCGATGATCGCTTTTGCGGCGGCCTTCGGCGGTTGGCTGCTGCTCGACAACAAGCAGGGTAGCCGGTTCACTTTGCGCCAGGCGCTGGTGGGGCTGCTGCTCGGCTGGTGCTTCTTTACGACGCAAACCGCCGACTTCCCGGTAGAGGCCGCGACCAAGTGGGCCTGGGTGTGGAAGGCGATGGTGTTCGCGCTGTTCCTGCCGCTGACCCTGCGCACGCGGCTGAGGATCGAAGCGGCGGTGCTGGTGATGGTGCTGTCCATCGGCACGATCATCATCAACGGCGGTATCAAGACGGCGCTCGGCAGTGGCGGCTATGGCGCCTTGTCGTTGCTGGTGAACGACAACACCGGGCTCTACGAAGGCTCGATCCTCTCGACCGCGGCGATTGCCGTGATCCCGCTGGCGCTGTGGCTGGCGCGGCACGGGACGGTGTTCCCGCCTGATCGTTGGGTCAAACTGTTCACTGCGGCGCTGATCCTTGCCTGTGTGCTGATCCCGATCGGCACCGCTGCGCGCACCGGGCTCGTGTGCCTAGGCGTGCTCGGCGTGCTCATGCTGCGGTCGGCCAAGCGGCGTTTTCTCTACGCCTCGCTTGCTGGGGTGGCGCTGTTGGTTGCGGTGCCCTTCCTGCCGCAAAGCTACCTCGCCCGGATGAACACGATCGCCGACCATGAGGGCGACGAGTCCGCCTCGACCCGGGTGCAGGTGTGGGCCTGGACGCTCGATTACGTCGCCGAGAACCCGCTCGGCGGCGGGTTCGACGCCTATCGCAGCAACAAGTTCACTTACGAGACCCGCACGGTCGTTGGCGAAGGCAATAGCCGCACGGTCAAGTCGCAGGTCGTGACCGACCACGGCCGCGCTTATCACTCCTCGTACTTCGAGATGTTGGGCGAGCAGGGCTGGCCGGGGCTGTTCCTGTGGCTCCTGCTCCACGGCCTTGGCCTGTGGCAGATGGAGCGCATCCGCTGGCTGTTCGGTCGCCGCAAGGGCGAAGGCGAGGATGGTGCCGCCACCTGGCAATGGGGCCTCGCCACGGCCTTGCAGCAAGCGCAAGTCATCTACCTCGTCGGGGCGCTGTTTGTTGGCATAGCCTATCAGCCGTTCATCCTCATGCTGATCGGCCTGCAATGCGCGCTGTGGGCCTATGTCCGGCGCACCGAACACCGGCCTGCCAAGGCGCAGTTCCGCCGTGCAGCGGCCGAGAAGCCAATCCCCGTTTCGGGATAG
- a CDS encoding polyhydroxyalkanoate depolymerase, producing MLYHAYEMQKSLFNSAGNWAAIGAQLLNNPALPMGYFGTGPIIASALQVFAHLYEERGKPVFNIETVEIDGKKRAVEETVVFEKPFGGLRHFKREGLPQGSPKVLVVAPMSGHYATLLRGTVARLLENQEIWITDWADAKMVPVDAGHFDLDDYIDYLIEFLRFIGEDTHVLAVCQPSVPAFAATAVMSADKDPCRPSSLTMMGGPIDTRASPTSVNDVAMARPLSWFASNVIATVPLNYPGGGREVYPGFLQLAGFLSMNIESHMMSHYEMFKHLTLGDQEGAASTKRFYDEYLSVCDMTAEFYLQTIEHVFQKHSLPKGEFVHRGKPIDPDAIRDTALLAIEGERDDISGIGQTRAALDLAEHLPDAKKKYYLAEEVGHYGIFNGSKWRTRIAPVVEDWFRANARG from the coding sequence TTGCTCTACCACGCCTATGAAATGCAGAAGTCGCTGTTCAACAGCGCGGGCAACTGGGCGGCGATAGGGGCGCAACTGCTGAACAATCCGGCCCTGCCGATGGGCTATTTCGGCACCGGGCCGATCATCGCCAGCGCGCTGCAGGTCTTCGCCCACCTCTACGAGGAACGCGGCAAGCCGGTCTTCAACATCGAGACCGTCGAGATCGATGGCAAGAAGCGTGCGGTCGAAGAAACCGTCGTGTTTGAAAAACCCTTCGGCGGCCTGCGCCACTTCAAGCGGGAAGGGCTTCCCCAGGGATCGCCCAAGGTCCTCGTGGTTGCACCGATGAGCGGGCACTACGCCACCTTGCTGCGCGGCACCGTCGCCCGCTTGCTCGAGAACCAGGAGATCTGGATCACCGACTGGGCCGACGCGAAGATGGTCCCGGTCGACGCCGGTCACTTCGACCTCGACGATTACATCGACTACCTGATCGAATTCCTGCGTTTCATCGGCGAAGACACCCACGTTCTCGCGGTGTGCCAGCCTTCGGTTCCCGCGTTCGCCGCCACTGCTGTGATGTCGGCGGACAAGGACCCCTGCCGTCCGTCCTCGCTGACGATGATGGGTGGACCGATCGACACCCGCGCCAGCCCGACCTCTGTCAACGACGTCGCCATGGCCCGGCCGCTCAGCTGGTTCGCCAGCAATGTGATCGCCACCGTGCCGCTCAACTATCCGGGCGGCGGGCGCGAGGTCTATCCGGGCTTCCTGCAGCTCGCCGGGTTCCTCTCGATGAACATCGAGAGCCACATGATGAGCCACTACGAGATGTTCAAACACCTCACCCTGGGCGACCAGGAAGGCGCTGCCTCGACCAAGCGGTTCTACGACGAGTATCTCTCGGTGTGCGACATGACCGCCGAGTTCTACCTCCAGACGATCGAGCACGTGTTCCAGAAGCACAGCTTGCCCAAGGGCGAGTTCGTCCACCGCGGCAAGCCAATCGATCCCGATGCGATCCGCGACACCGCGCTGCTCGCTATCGAGGGCGAGCGGGACGACATTTCCGGTATCGGCCAGACCCGCGCCGCGCTCGACCTCGCCGAACACCTGCCTGACGCCAAGAAGAAGTACTACCTGGCCGAAGAAGTCGGCCACTACGGCATCTTCAACGGCAGCAAGTGGCGGACCCGCATCGCCCCGGTGGTGGAAGACTGGTTCCGCGCCAACGCGCGCGGCTGA